One Onychostoma macrolepis isolate SWU-2019 chromosome 15, ASM1243209v1, whole genome shotgun sequence DNA segment encodes these proteins:
- the LOC131520859 gene encoding LOW QUALITY PROTEIN: olfactory receptor 11A1-like (The sequence of the model RefSeq protein was modified relative to this genomic sequence to represent the inferred CDS: inserted 1 base in 1 codon) gives MLNISFILDAYVRIHELKYIFIVVLFLLYTVIIIANALIIYVICIERKLHRPMYFFICNMACINLYGGTAVAPFVITRFITEDYQITWISCIAQIFLXYTYGGCDITNLTVMAYDRYISICYPLLYDKKVTPTKVIIGIVFTWLLPFFRFTITLSLTANIDICGIIIEKVYCDNYSVVRLSCSDISYYNIFGTAMIFFSVVLPFFIIFYSYLRIILICLNISKGGRAKLFSTCVPHLMALLNFIIGSSFELFQSRFDMRHVPYTLRVILSLYFLTLSPIINPVLYGMRTQTIKEAVRRRLCNKLHQTKAVANCQ, from the exons ATGCTTAATATCTCCTTTATACTGGATGCATACGTTAGAATCCatgaactaaaatatatttttattgttgtgctATTTTTACTCTACACAGTCATTATCATTGCTAATGCACTGATAATCTATGTAATATGTATTGAAAGAAAACTGCATAGGCCAATGTACTTCTTCATCTGCAATATGGcatgtataaatttatatgGAGGCACAGCAGTTGCACCTTTTGTCATAACTAGATTTATCACAGAGGATTATCAGATAACATGGATTTCTTGCATTGCACAGatctttt tatatacttaTGGTGGATGTGACATAACAAACCTAACAGTTATGGCTTATGATCGATATATTTCTATATGTTATCCTTTATTGTATGACAAAAAAGTAACGCCTACAAAAGTGATTATAGGCATTGTATTCACATGGCTTTTACCCTTTTTCCGATTTACcatcactctctcactcacggCAAACATTGACATCTGTGGTATCATCATTGAAAAGGTCTACTGTGATAATTATTCAGTAGTGAGGCTATCATGCTCTGATATTTCATATTACAACATTTTTGGCACGGCaatgatatttttttcagttgtactgccatttttcataattttctacTCTTATTTAAGAATCATCCTAATCTGTTTAAATATATCGAAGGGAGGACGAGCCAAACTCTTTAGTACTTGTGTCCCACATCTAATGGCATTATTGAACTTTATCATTGggagttcttttgaacttttccaAAGCCGGTTCGATATGAGGCATGTGCCTTACACACTTCGTGTAATACTTTCATTGTATTTCCTGACTTTGTCTCCAATAATTAATCCAGTCCTCTATGGGATGAGAACACAAACTATAAAGGAAGCTGTAAGAAGAAGACTTTGTAATAAGTTACATCAAACGAAAGCTGTTGCCAACTGTCAatga